One genomic region from Quercus robur chromosome 4, dhQueRobu3.1, whole genome shotgun sequence encodes:
- the LOC126723957 gene encoding uncharacterized protein LOC126723957 isoform X2 translates to MVLNNLEKTFFDSRKGKAEGKYVHAYQECNIGASTQDADQESNQEMHEASTQDVPPVVRATRRPSKYLDIWDLPDDQEIELPLNSMHQPVDDGVRSFTGWLGTIAWKPHMCPIRYLNWKEELKEECWHVVERKYSIPRDPIAYAALKTFTLQKIGEAWKDHKCRLNSKHYIPHLRNKAWVKNNQPKGCIPEDWDVLVEYWYTDDAVIESEKNKDRCSKQDDLHVAGSCSYAVHAAKVAKVDGRPVECAASYSILHTCKGGSELIL, encoded by the exons ATGGTGCTGAACAACCTTGAGAAAACAT TCTTTGATAGTAGAAAAGGCAAAGCAGAAGGCAAGTATGTGCACGCGTACCAAGAGTGTAACATTGGAGCTTCTACACAAGATGCGGATCAAGAATCGAACCAAGAAATGCATGAAGCTTCTACACAAG ATGTGCCACCAGTTGTACGTGCCACTCGTAGGCCAAGCAAATACTTGGATATTTGGGATCTTCCTGATGACCAAGAAATTGAGTTGCCACTAAATAGTATGCATCAGCCGGTTGATGATGGGGTGAGGAGTTTCACTGGATGGTTGGGGACGATTGCGTGGAAACCCCACATGTGCCCAATTAGATATCTTAATTGGAAGGAAGAACTTAAAGAAGAGTGTTGGCATGTTGTTGAG CGAAAATACTCCATCCCTCGTGATCCTATTGCATATGCGGCTTTGAAGACTTTTACGTTACAGAAAATTGGGGAGGCTTGGAAGGATCATAAGTGTAGGTTGAATAGTAAACATTATATACCGCATTTAAGAAACAAAGCATGGGTGAAGAACAACCAACCCAAGGGATGTATACCAGAAGATTGGGATGTGCTTGTTGAGTATTGGTATACTGATGATGCAGTG ATAGAGTCAGAGAAGAATAAGGACCGTTGTTCTAAACAGGATGACTTACATGTTGCTGGTTCTTGTAGCTATGCAGTGCATGCTGCAAAAGTG GCAAAAGTGGATGGACGTCCTGTAGAGTGTGCAGCATCATATTCAATACTGCATACTTGTAAAGGTGGATCTGAGTTAATCTTGTAG